A section of the Bryobacteraceae bacterium genome encodes:
- a CDS encoding NADH-dependent dehydrogenase codes for MTSKAWTRRAWMTSLASAAYAAGAQPAPPSDRVRIGLIGCGGISVADSNAFLAHRECEIAAICDVDDAMIAKTLRRLEELNRDRPEAVKDFRRVLDRKDIDVVLVCTPDHWHALPTVMAFQAGKDVYVEKPLATTVWEAQVMRDSARRYSRVAQMGTQWRSGAHWAEAVEMVRSGKIGKIRQVRCFAYLDWVTDCGNPPDEPVPPGVDYDMWLGPAPGRPFNRNRFHFNFRWFWDYAGGLMTDWGVHLINIALWAMGSEWPKSVVSSGGKYVLQDNTETPDTQIAVYDFPSYTLIWEHSVQCGLGPDRREHAVVFTGTEATLIVDNNGWEVVAEPKKREKVVEMRRRAPAGDNARIAHARNFLDCVRSRRQPVENLDIGFHVSAVAMLGNIALRSKTRVEWDADTGQVTGNPGASALLRREYRAPWKLG; via the coding sequence ATGACATCGAAGGCCTGGACCCGCCGCGCCTGGATGACCAGTCTCGCCTCGGCCGCGTACGCTGCCGGCGCGCAGCCGGCACCCCCGTCGGACCGTGTCCGCATTGGCCTGATCGGCTGTGGCGGCATCAGCGTGGCCGATTCGAACGCGTTCCTCGCCCATCGCGAGTGCGAGATCGCCGCCATCTGCGACGTGGACGACGCGATGATCGCAAAGACTCTCCGGCGTCTGGAAGAACTCAACCGCGACCGCCCCGAAGCGGTGAAGGATTTCCGGCGCGTCCTCGACCGCAAGGACATTGACGTCGTTCTCGTCTGTACCCCCGACCACTGGCACGCGCTGCCGACCGTGATGGCGTTTCAGGCGGGCAAGGACGTCTACGTCGAAAAGCCACTGGCCACCACCGTGTGGGAAGCGCAGGTAATGCGCGATTCGGCCCGCCGCTACAGCCGCGTGGCGCAGATGGGCACGCAGTGGCGCAGCGGCGCGCACTGGGCCGAAGCGGTGGAGATGGTCCGCTCGGGCAAGATCGGGAAAATCCGCCAGGTGCGCTGCTTCGCCTATCTCGACTGGGTGACCGACTGCGGCAACCCGCCCGATGAACCCGTCCCGCCCGGCGTGGACTATGACATGTGGCTCGGCCCCGCGCCCGGGCGGCCCTTCAACCGCAACCGTTTCCACTTCAACTTCCGCTGGTTCTGGGACTACGCCGGCGGGCTGATGACGGACTGGGGCGTGCACCTCATCAACATTGCGCTCTGGGCCATGGGATCGGAGTGGCCGAAGAGCGTGGTGTCCAGCGGCGGCAAGTACGTCCTCCAGGACAACACCGAAACGCCGGACACGCAGATCGCCGTCTACGATTTCCCCTCCTACACGCTGATCTGGGAGCATTCCGTGCAATGCGGCCTCGGCCCCGACCGCCGCGAGCACGCCGTCGTCTTCACTGGAACCGAAGCCACGCTGATCGTCGACAACAACGGCTGGGAAGTCGTCGCCGAACCGAAGAAGCGCGAAAAGGTGGTCGAGATGCGCCGCCGTGCGCCCGCCGGCGACAATGCGCGCATTGCGCATGCGCGCAATTTTCTCGATTGCGTCCGATCCCGCCGGCAGCCGGTGGAAAATCTCGATATCGGCTTCCACGTCTCTGCCGTGGCGATGCTTGGCAACATCGCGCTGCGCTCGAAGACCCGCGTCGAATGGGACGCCGACACGGGGCAGGTGACCGGCAACCCGGGCGCCAGCGCGCTGCTGCGGCGCGAATACCGCGCCCCGTGGAAGCTGGGCTGA
- a CDS encoding MarR family transcriptional regulator, whose protein sequence is MPREEPVSIRIAAGLARLSLVLRHHGWQAAGRQSLTPTQAQILALLAAHSPAGLRLGDIAARLAVTAPTASDAAAALEAKGLVRKSRDRSDARAVRFRLTARGRRAAEAAQQWPDYLLAAVDELPAPMQEHLLAALMAMIRSLQQQGRIPVARMCTNCRYFEPDRFPGAGEPHFCHFVGAPFGVRSFRMDCPDFVPAAEEIQQANQRVLIDPNPVKGDQHDTTRDSRL, encoded by the coding sequence ATGCCGCGGGAAGAGCCTGTTTCCATCCGGATCGCAGCGGGCCTGGCGCGCCTGTCGCTGGTGCTGCGCCACCACGGCTGGCAGGCGGCCGGGCGGCAGTCGCTGACGCCGACGCAGGCGCAGATTCTGGCCCTTCTGGCCGCGCATTCGCCGGCGGGGCTGCGCCTGGGCGACATCGCCGCCCGGCTGGCCGTGACCGCCCCCACGGCCAGCGACGCAGCCGCGGCGCTGGAGGCCAAGGGGCTGGTGCGGAAGTCCCGGGACCGGAGCGATGCGCGCGCGGTCCGGTTCCGCCTGACGGCGAGAGGGAGGCGGGCGGCGGAGGCGGCGCAGCAATGGCCGGACTACCTGCTGGCGGCCGTGGACGAACTGCCCGCTCCGATGCAGGAGCATCTGCTGGCTGCGCTCATGGCGATGATCCGCTCGCTCCAACAGCAGGGGCGCATCCCGGTTGCCCGCATGTGCACCAACTGCCGTTACTTTGAACCCGACCGCTTTCCCGGCGCCGGGGAGCCTCACTTCTGCCATTTCGTCGGCGCGCCGTTCGGCGTGCGCAGTTTCCGCATGGATTGTCCGGATTTTGTGCCTGCCGCGGAGGAAATCCAGCAGGCCAACCAGCGCGTCCTCATCGATCCCAATCCGGTGAAAGGAGACCAACATGACACAACCCGCGATTCCAGGCTATGA
- the furR1 gene encoding transcriptional repressor, translating to MEEFRQRCREAGLALTHQREAIYRAVLESEDHPSPEAIYAKVRKRIPAISLATVYKNIRTFLEAGLLREVTLHHGTLRLEPDEAEHHHLVCVRCKAILDLEAEAVTPVRLRRSPPAGYRILRCHVEFQGLCPACAAKTARN from the coding sequence ATGGAGGAGTTCCGCCAGCGCTGCCGCGAGGCCGGTCTGGCGCTCACCCATCAGCGCGAGGCGATTTACCGGGCCGTGCTGGAATCCGAAGACCACCCTTCGCCGGAAGCCATCTATGCGAAGGTGAGGAAACGGATCCCGGCGATTTCGCTGGCAACGGTATACAAGAACATCCGCACGTTTCTCGAGGCGGGGCTGTTGCGGGAGGTCACACTCCACCACGGCACGCTCCGTCTGGAACCGGACGAGGCCGAACACCACCATCTGGTGTGCGTTCGCTGCAAGGCGATCCTCGACCTCGAAGCGGAGGCGGTTACGCCCGTGCGTCTGCGGCGCAGTCCGCCGGCGGGCTACCGGATTCTGCGCTGCCACGTGGAATTCCAGGGGCTTTGCCCGGCCTGCGCGGCGAAAACAGCCAGGAATTGA
- a CDS encoding alkyl hydroperoxide reductase, with product MLGVGQKFPDFNLKATVDTDLKKAFTDVSLDTYKGKWKVIFFWPKDFTFVCPTEIVGFAKLHKDFTDRDAVVLGCSTDSEFVHLAWRQHHPDLKDLPFPMLADIKRELTAALGILDPVAGVAQRATYIVDPDNIIRFVMVTDLNVGRNVNEVLRVLDALQTDELCPCNWQKGQETIHI from the coding sequence ATGCTCGGAGTTGGACAGAAATTCCCCGATTTCAACCTGAAAGCGACGGTCGACACGGACCTGAAGAAGGCCTTCACCGATGTTTCCCTTGACACCTACAAGGGCAAGTGGAAGGTGATTTTCTTCTGGCCGAAGGATTTCACCTTCGTCTGCCCGACCGAGATCGTCGGTTTCGCGAAGCTCCACAAGGACTTCACGGACCGGGATGCGGTTGTTCTCGGTTGCAGCACCGACAGCGAGTTCGTCCACCTCGCCTGGCGGCAGCATCACCCGGACCTGAAGGACCTGCCCTTCCCGATGCTGGCCGACATCAAGCGCGAGCTGACGGCGGCCCTTGGCATCCTGGATCCGGTGGCGGGCGTTGCCCAGCGCGCCACCTACATCGTGGACCCGGACAACATCATCCGCTTCGTCATGGTGACGGACCTGAATGTCGGCCGCAACGTGAACGAGGTGCTGCGCGTGCTCGACGCCCTTCAGACCGACGAACTCTGCCCCTGCAACTGGCAGAAGGGCCAGGAAACGATCCACATCTGA
- the ahpD gene encoding alkyl hydroperoxide reductase AhpD has translation MTLAEIAESLPAYARDLKLNLQNVLAQQELTEQQTWTVAVACALACRNETLSRAVLAEAAAKLAPQQLDSARAAFAIMEMNNIYYRFRHMLDRDEYANIPARLRMQAIRMHGGDPVDFELACLAASSINGCEACIRSHEATVREKGVTPEAVVAAVRIAATLHAVAAVLEAPSN, from the coding sequence ATGACGCTTGCCGAAATTGCCGAGTCCCTGCCTGCCTATGCGCGGGACCTGAAACTGAACCTTCAGAACGTTCTCGCCCAGCAGGAGTTGACCGAACAGCAGACCTGGACGGTGGCCGTGGCCTGCGCGCTGGCCTGCCGCAACGAAACGCTGAGCCGGGCGGTACTGGCCGAAGCGGCGGCGAAGCTTGCGCCGCAGCAGCTCGACTCGGCCAGGGCGGCCTTCGCCATCATGGAGATGAACAACATCTATTACCGCTTCCGGCACATGCTGGACCGGGACGAGTATGCCAACATCCCGGCACGGCTGCGCATGCAGGCGATCCGCATGCACGGAGGCGATCCGGTGGATTTTGAGCTGGCCTGTCTGGCCGCCTCGTCAATCAACGGCTGCGAGGCCTGCATCCGCTCGCATGAGGCCACGGTGCGGGAGAAAGGCGTCACGCCGGAGGCCGTGGTTGCGGCGGTGCGCATCGCGGCCACGCTGCACGCCGTCGCCGCCGTTCTGGAAGCCCCGTCCAACTGA
- a CDS encoding macrolide ABC transporter ATP-binding protein encodes MEPIIIVRDLRKIYHVGEVDVHALRGVSMEVPRGEFVSIVGPSGSGKSTLFHVIGGLTSITSGQVIVDGQDLSQMSDTERTRLRRKKVGFVFQRYNLLPTLTALGNIEIARYFGGRKGPLEQDFLEIIRLLGIEHRLHHKPRALSGGEQQRVAIARALVNRPAILLADEPTGNLDTANSEAVLSLLRDLNHRFGQTILMITHNPEAAAYADRILHMRDGRVVREG; translated from the coding sequence GTGGAACCGATCATCATCGTTCGCGACCTCCGCAAGATCTACCACGTGGGCGAAGTCGACGTGCACGCCCTCCGCGGCGTCTCGATGGAGGTGCCCCGCGGCGAATTCGTCAGCATCGTCGGCCCCTCGGGATCCGGAAAATCGACCCTGTTCCATGTGATCGGCGGTCTCACCTCGATCACCTCCGGCCAGGTGATCGTCGACGGGCAGGATCTTTCGCAGATGAGCGACACCGAACGCACGCGGCTGCGGCGAAAAAAAGTCGGCTTTGTTTTCCAGCGCTACAACCTGTTGCCGACGCTGACGGCGCTCGGAAACATCGAAATCGCCCGCTATTTTGGAGGCAGAAAGGGGCCGCTGGAACAGGATTTTCTGGAAATCATCCGCCTGTTGGGCATCGAGCACCGCCTCCACCACAAGCCGCGGGCGCTTTCAGGCGGCGAGCAGCAGCGCGTGGCCATTGCGCGCGCGCTCGTCAACCGCCCTGCCATCCTTCTCGCCGACGAACCCACGGGCAACCTCGATACTGCCAACAGCGAGGCCGTGCTGAGCCTGCTGCGTGATCTCAATCACCGCTTCGGACAGACCATCCTGATGATCACCCACAACCCCGAGGCCGCCGCTTACGCCGACCGCATTCTCCACATGCGCGACGGCCGCGTGGTCCGGGAGGGCTGA
- a CDS encoding ABC transporter permease: protein MINRLVLENLRHRKLRTALSALSIGFQVTMILAVAGLSRGMLEDSRNRARGVGADIWIKPPGSSVISLSGASMPESVLRYFRQVPHVRIATGTVVQPIGGVSTINGIDYDEFVAMSGPFRFLEGGPFQGDDDVIVDQYYAAQNRIRAGDTITLLNHKWRVCGVVEPGKLARLFARLHRLQQLTGSEGKLSQLFLKLDDPARTQEVVQYLKKQPELAGYMIYSIEEFLSLFTMNNVPGLRAFIYVIIGLSLIIGFLVVGLTMYTTVLERTREIGILKALGASPLDIVNILVRETVMLAVAGWIAGILLSFGAHWLINTQVRANLQSQIVPDWWPITLAVSLAASLLGALYPGLRAARQDAIEALSYE from the coding sequence TTGATCAACCGACTCGTCCTCGAAAATCTCAGGCACCGCAAGCTCCGCACCGCGCTGAGCGCCCTCTCCATCGGCTTTCAGGTCACCATGATTCTCGCCGTGGCCGGCCTGAGCCGCGGAATGCTGGAAGATTCCCGCAACCGCGCCCGCGGCGTCGGCGCCGACATCTGGATCAAACCGCCCGGCTCGAGTGTCATTTCCCTGAGCGGGGCCAGCATGCCGGAGAGCGTGCTGCGCTATTTCCGCCAGGTGCCTCACGTCCGCATCGCCACCGGCACCGTCGTCCAGCCCATCGGCGGCGTCAGCACCATCAACGGCATCGACTATGACGAGTTTGTCGCCATGAGCGGGCCGTTCCGCTTCCTCGAGGGCGGGCCTTTTCAGGGCGACGACGACGTCATCGTCGATCAGTACTACGCCGCGCAGAACAGGATCCGGGCGGGCGACACGATCACGCTGCTCAACCACAAATGGCGCGTCTGCGGCGTGGTGGAACCGGGCAAGCTCGCACGCCTGTTCGCCCGTCTCCACCGTCTCCAGCAGCTCACCGGCAGCGAAGGCAAGCTCAGCCAGCTTTTTCTGAAGCTGGACGATCCGGCGCGGACGCAGGAAGTCGTCCAGTACCTGAAAAAGCAGCCGGAACTGGCCGGCTACATGATTTACTCCATCGAGGAGTTCCTCAGCCTGTTCACGATGAACAACGTGCCCGGGCTCAGGGCGTTCATCTACGTCATCATCGGGCTGTCGCTGATCATCGGCTTCCTGGTGGTGGGCCTCACCATGTACACCACCGTGCTCGAGCGGACGCGCGAAATCGGCATTCTCAAGGCGCTCGGCGCCTCGCCGCTGGATATCGTCAACATCCTCGTCCGGGAGACGGTGATGCTCGCCGTGGCCGGCTGGATCGCGGGCATTCTGCTTTCGTTCGGCGCACACTGGCTCATCAACACGCAGGTGCGGGCCAACCTGCAAAGCCAGATCGTGCCGGACTGGTGGCCCATCACGCTCGCCGTGAGCCTGGCGGCCAGCCTGCTGGGCGCGCTCTACCCGGGACTGCGCGCCGCGCGGCAGGACGCCATTGAAGCTCTTTCCTACGAATAG
- a CDS encoding ABC transporter permease translates to MGIEPLTPARAARILLAASAAAAAVMLLTPLIGPVRIDFFRAWRGEFPDAQMFFGVRWPRTLLAMLSGGALALAGVLFQALLRDPLASPFTLGVSSGASLGAVAVIVLGLHAAAGLPALWIGAALGAVAVLALVVGVAVEGRRVSSFTLLLAGVAVNSIASSLIMLLHNLATVGQSFAIVHWLMGNIDPVPAGTLAGLALIVLPVSAAACAWARHWNLMAVGEDWAAARGASPQRLLLGGYLAGSILAAAVTAVTGPIGFVGLVVPHALRLRIGSDHRVLMPASFLLGGAFLAVCDTVARSLLSVELPVSVVTALVGGPVFIYLLRGRRRSLWL, encoded by the coding sequence ATGGGGATTGAACCGCTCACGCCCGCCCGGGCCGCACGGATCCTGCTGGCCGCGTCAGCGGCTGCTGCCGCGGTGATGCTGCTGACGCCGCTGATCGGCCCCGTGCGCATTGATTTCTTCAGGGCCTGGCGCGGCGAATTCCCCGACGCGCAGATGTTTTTCGGCGTGCGCTGGCCGCGGACCCTGCTGGCGATGCTCAGCGGCGGGGCCCTTGCGTTGGCCGGCGTGCTGTTCCAGGCGCTGCTGCGCGATCCCCTGGCCTCGCCCTTCACGCTCGGCGTGTCCAGCGGCGCCAGCCTCGGTGCCGTGGCGGTCATCGTGCTCGGGCTCCACGCCGCTGCCGGCCTGCCCGCCCTCTGGATCGGCGCGGCACTGGGAGCCGTGGCGGTGCTGGCGCTTGTGGTGGGCGTGGCCGTCGAAGGGCGCCGCGTGTCCAGTTTCACGCTGCTGCTGGCCGGCGTTGCCGTCAACAGCATCGCTTCCTCGCTCATCATGCTGCTGCACAACCTCGCCACCGTCGGACAGAGCTTCGCCATCGTCCACTGGCTGATGGGAAACATCGATCCTGTGCCTGCCGGGACGCTGGCCGGGCTCGCGCTGATCGTCCTGCCCGTGTCTGCGGCCGCCTGCGCCTGGGCCCGGCACTGGAACCTGATGGCCGTGGGCGAAGACTGGGCGGCAGCCCGCGGCGCCTCGCCCCAGCGGCTGCTGCTCGGCGGTTATCTGGCCGGCAGCATTCTGGCGGCCGCCGTCACCGCTGTCACCGGCCCCATTGGCTTCGTGGGACTCGTGGTGCCGCACGCCCTGCGGCTGCGCATTGGCAGCGACCATCGGGTGCTGATGCCGGCGTCCTTCCTCCTGGGCGGCGCTTTTCTAGCCGTCTGTGACACGGTGGCGCGGTCCCTGCTGAGCGTCGAGCTTCCCGTGAGCGTGGTCACCGCGCTGGTCGGCGGGCCGGTGTTCATTTACCTGCTGCGAGGCCGCCGCCGCAGCCTGTGGCTGTAA
- the hmuV gene encoding hemin import ATP-binding protein HmuV yields MSVRYRLEQVGMRYDGVAVLERVTLEFSRPELVTLIGPNGAGKSTLLTIMAGLRRGFDGRCLLDGRPVLDWRRRDFARRVAFVPQTLRFDFPFTAEQVVLMGRTPYAGGFFETGEDWQAVREAMQATDTVMLAGRDFRSLSGGERQRVMLAAALAQRPQALLLDEPAAFLDLHHQLMIYALLRDLARSGLLVLAVTHDVNLAAAYSDRVIALRAGRVAADAAPHVALSAEKIQEVFGVRAEWLKRSSGGAWIAYGD; encoded by the coding sequence ATGAGCGTCCGGTACCGGCTGGAGCAGGTCGGCATGCGCTACGACGGCGTGGCCGTGCTCGAGCGCGTGACACTTGAATTCTCCCGGCCCGAGCTGGTCACGCTGATCGGGCCGAACGGCGCGGGCAAGTCCACCTTGCTGACGATCATGGCGGGCCTGCGGCGGGGCTTCGACGGCCGTTGCCTGCTCGACGGCCGGCCTGTGCTGGACTGGCGGCGCCGCGACTTCGCCCGCCGCGTCGCCTTCGTGCCGCAGACGCTCCGCTTCGACTTCCCGTTCACCGCGGAGCAGGTGGTGCTGATGGGCCGCACCCCCTACGCCGGCGGATTCTTCGAGACCGGCGAAGACTGGCAGGCCGTGCGCGAGGCGATGCAGGCCACCGACACGGTGATGCTCGCCGGGCGCGATTTCCGCTCCCTGAGCGGCGGCGAGCGGCAGCGCGTGATGCTGGCCGCGGCGCTGGCGCAGAGGCCGCAGGCGCTGCTGCTGGATGAGCCGGCCGCGTTTCTCGACCTGCATCACCAGTTGATGATCTACGCGCTGCTGCGCGATCTGGCCCGCTCGGGCCTGCTGGTGCTGGCCGTGACCCACGACGTCAATCTCGCCGCCGCCTATTCGGACCGCGTCATCGCCCTGCGCGCCGGCCGCGTGGCCGCCGACGCCGCCCCGCACGTGGCGCTGTCGGCCGAGAAGATCCAGGAGGTGTTCGGCGTCCGGGCGGAGTGGCTGAAGCGCAGCAGCGGCGGAGCGTGGATCGCCTATGGGGATTGA
- a CDS encoding ABC transporter substrate-binding protein produces the protein MRTLTLALLLAFAALAAPPARIVSTAPSLTETLFALGLGDRVVGVTEFCRYPPEAAARPKIGTFTEPNFERILALKPDLVLVVRNPVQLAEKLQRLGLRAVEIPQETLAEIIASIREIGRIAGAEAQARVVAGRVEAELDLVRRRAAGLSRKKVLFLIGRSPGTLQGMVGVGGGNFLDELIRLAGGQNVLASSPMPYPRVSVEQILAADPDVILDMGDFAHREGRPMESGREFLGLWSAYPVLRAVRQGAVRQVDSEVLIRPGPRVGEAARRMLELIHGVRVQ, from the coding sequence TTGCGCACACTGACTCTGGCCCTGCTGCTTGCCTTTGCGGCCCTGGCCGCGCCGCCGGCCCGAATCGTCTCGACCGCTCCTTCACTCACTGAGACCCTCTTTGCCCTCGGACTCGGCGACCGCGTCGTGGGCGTCACCGAATTCTGCCGGTATCCGCCGGAGGCGGCGGCCAGGCCGAAAATCGGCACGTTCACCGAGCCCAACTTCGAGCGGATCCTCGCCCTGAAGCCCGACCTCGTGCTCGTGGTCCGCAATCCCGTGCAACTGGCCGAAAAGCTCCAGCGCCTCGGTCTGCGCGCGGTGGAAATTCCGCAGGAAACCCTGGCCGAAATCATTGCCTCGATCCGCGAAATTGGCCGTATCGCCGGCGCCGAGGCGCAGGCGCGTGTCGTGGCCGGGCGTGTCGAGGCCGAACTGGACCTTGTGCGCCGCCGCGCGGCCGGCCTGTCGCGGAAGAAGGTTCTGTTTCTGATCGGCCGCTCGCCCGGCACACTGCAAGGCATGGTCGGCGTAGGCGGCGGCAACTTCCTCGACGAGCTGATCCGCCTGGCCGGCGGCCAGAACGTGCTGGCATCCTCGCCCATGCCTTATCCTCGGGTGTCGGTGGAGCAGATCCTCGCCGCGGATCCGGATGTGATCCTCGACATGGGTGACTTCGCTCATCGCGAGGGCAGGCCGATGGAAAGCGGACGCGAGTTCCTTGGTCTCTGGTCGGCGTACCCGGTGCTGCGCGCGGTCCGGCAGGGGGCGGTACGGCAGGTGGATTCGGAAGTGCTGATCCGGCCCGGGCCGCGCGTGGGCGAGGCAGCGCGGCGGATGCTGGAGCTGATTCACGGGGTGCGGGTCCAATGA
- the cobD gene encoding threonine-phosphate decarboxylase — protein sequence MIVTHGGNVLAVARERGWDWREILDLSASINPLGPSPAVRSAIEQALDRIALYPDQFLGELEDALAEVWGVGPDQILIGGGATELVHFLARVGWNGPATLAVPVWPEFYRAFPHALRVRADEPEKWPQRGLLVLSQPGNPTGLALPPELVKRAIASREGPVLIDESFIEFTRLEPAVRWTLDHPNLLVLRSLSKFYALPGLRVGALVGSREWMRRLHRKRPPWQVGTLAQAAALAAVRDTEHARRTREVVETERNWLLETLAGWEGLRVLPGEANYLLAYTDRPAAEVCEWFLERKILLRNCSRLPGVDGEAVRFAVRTRAENERFVEAGRELFCAH from the coding sequence TTGATCGTCACACACGGTGGGAATGTTCTGGCCGTCGCCCGCGAGCGCGGCTGGGATTGGCGTGAGATTCTTGACCTGAGCGCCAGCATCAACCCGCTGGGGCCTTCGCCCGCGGTCCGGTCGGCCATCGAACAGGCGCTCGACCGTATCGCGCTGTATCCGGATCAGTTCCTGGGCGAGCTGGAAGACGCTCTGGCCGAAGTCTGGGGCGTTGGTCCGGACCAGATCCTCATTGGTGGCGGCGCCACCGAGCTGGTTCACTTCCTGGCCCGGGTTGGGTGGAACGGTCCGGCGACGCTGGCCGTGCCTGTCTGGCCGGAGTTCTACCGAGCCTTTCCCCACGCCCTGCGCGTCCGCGCCGACGAGCCGGAGAAATGGCCCCAGCGCGGCCTGCTGGTGCTGAGCCAGCCCGGCAATCCGACTGGGCTCGCACTGCCGCCGGAGCTCGTCAAGCGCGCCATAGCCAGCCGCGAAGGGCCGGTGCTGATCGACGAAAGCTTCATCGAATTTACCCGGCTCGAGCCCGCCGTGCGGTGGACGCTGGATCATCCGAACCTGCTCGTGCTCCGTTCGCTCTCCAAGTTCTACGCCCTGCCTGGCCTGCGCGTCGGCGCGCTGGTCGGCTCGCGGGAATGGATGCGCCGGCTGCACCGGAAGCGTCCACCGTGGCAGGTGGGCACGCTGGCGCAGGCGGCCGCGCTGGCGGCCGTCCGCGACACCGAACACGCCCGGCGCACCCGCGAGGTGGTGGAGACAGAGCGGAACTGGCTGCTGGAGACGCTGGCCGGCTGGGAGGGGCTCCGCGTCCTGCCCGGCGAGGCCAACTACCTGCTGGCCTACACGGACCGGCCCGCGGCCGAGGTCTGCGAATGGTTCCTGGAACGCAAGATCCTGCTGCGGAACTGCTCCCGGCTGCCCGGCGTTGATGGCGAGGCAGTGCGCTTCGCCGTTCGGACGCGCGCCGAAAACGAGCGTTTTGTCGAAGCGGGGCGGGAGCTGTTTTGCGCACACTGA
- a CDS encoding transcriptional regulator has product MKLSAQEEYGLRCLLYMARHGEERSHSIPEISRAEGLSVPNVAKLMRILRLGGLVQSVRGQAGGYTLARPANQITIAEVLGLLGGSFFNAHFCDRHAGLERSCTHADDCSLKILWAAVQRNLDAILKKTTLRDLLRSEQEMKGFLQQLVAEAGAEAANAVSQLKAG; this is encoded by the coding sequence ATGAAGCTCAGCGCCCAGGAAGAGTACGGTTTGCGCTGCCTTCTCTATATGGCGCGCCATGGGGAGGAACGGAGCCACAGCATCCCCGAAATCAGCCGCGCCGAGGGTCTTTCAGTGCCCAATGTGGCCAAGCTGATGCGGATCCTGCGGCTCGGAGGACTGGTTCAGAGCGTCCGCGGCCAGGCCGGCGGCTACACTCTGGCCCGGCCCGCCAACCAGATCACCATCGCGGAAGTGTTGGGACTGCTCGGCGGAAGCTTCTTCAACGCGCACTTCTGCGACCGCCATGCCGGGCTGGAGCGCTCCTGCACGCACGCTGACGACTGCTCGCTGAAGATCCTGTGGGCGGCGGTACAGCGGAATCTCGACGCGATCCTCAAGAAGACGACGCTGCGCGACCTGTTGCGCAGCGAGCAGGAGATGAAAGGCTTCCTCCAGCAACTGGTGGCGGAGGCAGGCGCCGAGGCTGCCAATGCGGTCTCGCAACTGAAGGCCGGTTGA